The following proteins come from a genomic window of Salinivibrio kushneri:
- a CDS encoding substrate-binding periplasmic protein produces the protein MVHAATSTVRLVTLEYPPYIQTSDGALDGVAVRMVSRTFAKLGYDVEIEVLPWARALYQVRTGLADGIFTIFKTSEREAFLDYSQQVLFRQGIRFVHRPDVSVSENAIQSFNFGAYSVCVINQVSYGSRMDAALAQNQFAQVFRLTRAPQCLRMLESGRARLWLSNHFGARALISQLNMKGIVEINPHPIEDTPSYIAFSKVQGLSALRDQFDHALADMKATGEYQAIIDDFFND, from the coding sequence GTGGTTCATGCTGCTACGTCAACCGTGCGCTTAGTCACGTTGGAATACCCGCCCTACATTCAAACCTCGGATGGCGCACTGGATGGTGTGGCGGTGCGGATGGTCAGTCGAACCTTCGCCAAGCTGGGCTATGACGTCGAGATTGAAGTGCTGCCATGGGCGCGAGCACTCTACCAAGTCCGAACCGGCTTAGCGGATGGTATATTCACCATTTTCAAAACGTCGGAGCGCGAAGCCTTTCTCGATTACTCTCAGCAGGTTTTATTCCGGCAAGGGATCCGCTTTGTTCATCGCCCCGATGTCAGTGTCTCTGAAAATGCTATTCAGTCATTCAATTTTGGCGCTTACTCGGTCTGCGTGATCAATCAAGTCAGTTACGGCAGCCGAATGGATGCTGCCTTGGCGCAAAATCAATTCGCTCAGGTTTTCCGCCTGACTCGCGCACCACAGTGCCTTCGGATGTTAGAGAGCGGCCGAGCCCGTTTGTGGCTCAGCAACCATTTTGGTGCACGCGCACTGATTAGTCAGCTAAATATGAAGGGGATTGTTGAAATCAACCCCCATCCTATTGAAGACACCCCCAGTTACATTGCCTTTTCTAAAGTGCAAGGGCTATCAGCTCTGCGCGACCAATTTGATCACGCGTTAGCAGACATGAAAGCCACCGGAGAGTATCAAGCGATCATTGATGACTTTTTTAATGATTAA
- a CDS encoding DUF6435 family protein: protein MLSFLKPNPVKKLKKQYEAKQQQAFQAQRNGDIRGYSLLTEEAEKIDQQIKELENNA from the coding sequence ATGCTCTCATTTTTAAAGCCGAATCCGGTTAAAAAGCTTAAAAAACAGTACGAAGCTAAGCAGCAACAAGCCTTTCAGGCGCAGCGCAACGGCGACATCCGCGGCTATTCACTGCTCACCGAAGAAGCGGAAAAGATTGACCAACAAATCAAAGAATTGGAAAACAACGCTTAG